The sequence CACTCAACGAATCAATCATTGCATAAATAAAATTAATATTTTCATTTAATTTTGCTTTCAACTCTTGCAGAGATAAATGAGCGTAGGTATCCGTGAACCACTGATATAATTCACCAAGTTGATTCCATTTAAATTTATCCGATGGTGTTTTTACTTGAAGCCCCTTTCTTTCGGTTTATTCTAGTATAGAGAAACAGCTCTTTCCCCTACCCTACAATATCTGTACAAGTTTTATAGGTTTTATCTCGTAGAAACTTATAACTTGCAATGCTCGATAAACTGATATTTGTTGATTCAAATTTTCATACCTACTAATACTTTAAATTCCTCTAAAACTACTAAATCATCATCTTTTAATGATTCATCTATTTCTTTTAGTTCATTGTTAAAAAAATCTATATGCACTTTTTTCCAATATTCTAATGTTCTGTTTCCTTCACCTTCTTTATATGCATGTTCAGACGATACCTCTTTAAACTGAACAATTTCAACTCTAATAGTTTCTATAAGAACTTGATATTCACCTTTACTATTTGTAATGATACTTAAATTACCAACTTTTGGTAAATCCTCATTTTCCATTTCATAAAATTTATACAGTGAAGATGTGGCGGTTTTTATTCCATGAGATATTAAATATAACAGTTCCTCTTCAATACTCTCATCAAAACTCCAAATAGACTCATCACTAACATTTAATTGATTTTCTTTAATGTATTTTTCAATTTGCTCTCTCATATTCATTATTATCTTCCTTACAAATTCTAATTTACCTTATTCTTTTCCATCCATGCCGTTGACACAACCTGCCAAAATATCTAAAGTGTTAAGCAATTTTCTTAATTTCCGCAAGCGAAGCTAAGAGGAAATTATTGAAAATGCTTACCTACTTGGTGCTACAACCTTTTCATAATATTTATAGTGTTGCTGCAAGCAAGTATTTAGAAAACATTCCTGATAAATAATTTCAAAATTTCCAGACTCTTATTGTTGAATCTAAAAATCATACACCTATTAATTTTAAGCCTTTCAAAGTCTAGTTACTCATTTTCTCTTGTCATCAATACAACGCTTTCCAAGTGTCCACTTCTTGCGAACATATCAACTGCGGCTACTCTATCCACCTTATACACCTCACTCATCAAGGCGATGTCTCTCGCCAAACTTGCGTGGTTACAGCTGATGTATACAATCTTTTCTACACCGCTCTTATTTAGCATCTCTACCACTTTTTTGTCTAGGCCCTTTCTCGGCGGGTCGACTATGACTGCGTCGTAAGTTTTTTCTTTCAAGACTCTATTTATCGCGTCTTCGGCCTTGGCGTGTATGAATTTTGCGTTTTTTATGCCATTGACTCTAGCGTTTTCATCTGCGCTTTTAACTGAGGCTTCGACTACTTCGACTGCTGTTACTGATTTTGCTTCTTTGGCGGCGCATAGGCTTATGGTGCCTATGCCTGAGTATAGCTCAAGTACGTCCATGCGCGATGCATCCCCTAAATACTCAAGTGCTTTTTTATATAAAACGTCCATCATTTCTAAATTTACTTGCAAAAATGTTTGCAGATATATTTTAAAATCAAGT comes from Fenollaria sporofastidiosus and encodes:
- a CDS encoding ASCH domain-containing protein — translated: MNMREQIEKYIKENQLNVSDESIWSFDESIEEELLYLISHGIKTATSSLYKFYEMENEDLPKVGNLSIITNSKGEYQVLIETIRVEIVQFKEVSSEHAYKEGEGNRTLEYWKKVHIDFFNNELKEIDESLKDDDLVVLEEFKVLVGMKI